CCGCCGCTTCCCGGCGCGCGGAGCCGACCGGCGCCGCCGTCGGCTGCCCCGGGGTCCGTGCCCCGGGCGCGCGGGCGGCGACCCGACGATCAGGCCGCACCGCGCGGCGTCCGGCAGGACCGGACCCGGGGCGGGACGGCGAGCGAGAGGAGACGCTGATGGGTCCGCTGCGTTCGGTGGTGCTCTGTGGAGGGGGCACCGGTGGGCACATCTACCCGCTGCTCGCCTTCGCCGACTGCCTGCGCCGACACGACCCGGGCGTCCGGATCACCTGCCTCGGCACCCCGAAGGGGCTGGAGAACGAGCTGATCCCGCCGGCCGGCTACGACCTGCGGCAGATCCCGGCCTACCAGCTGCCCCGCTCGGTCAACATGGGCCTGGTCCGCACCCCGGACCGGATGTGGAAGGCGGCCCGCGCCGCCGGCAAGGTGATCGACGAGGTCGCCGCCGACGTGGTCGTCGGCTTCGGCGGGTACGTCTCGGTGCCCGGCTACCTGGCCGCCTGGCGGCGGGAGATGCCGATCGTCATCCACGAGGTCAACGTCCCGCCGGGGGTGGCCAACCGGCTCGGCATGAAGTTCACCAAGAACCTCGCGGTCGGCTTCCCGCACCAGCCGGCCCAGTCCGAGGTGCTGCGCGACGCCCGGGTGGTCGGCGTGCCGCTGCGCCGGGGGATCGCCGGGCTGGACCGCAACGCCATGCGTGCCGCCGCCCGCGCCCACTTCGGACTCCGCCCCGACCTGCCGGTCCTCTTCGTCGCCGGTGGTTCGCAGGGGGCCCGGTCGATCAACCTGGCGGTCTCCGGCGCGGCCAAGGAGCTGGCTCGCAACGGGGTGCAGGTGCTGCACGTGATGGGCGCCCGCAACGAGCCGGTGCCGGTCCCGACCGACCTGCCGGTGCCGTACGTGGCGCTGCCCTACCTGTCCGAGATGGAGCTGGGCTACGCCGCCGCCGACCTGATGCTGGCCCGGGGCGGGGCGATGACCTGTGCCGAGGTGGCCGCCATCGGGCTGCCCACCATCTACGTGCCGTACCCGCACTCCAACCAGGAGCAGAAGCGCAACGCGCTGCCCGTGGTGGAGGCCGGCGGCGGGCTGCTCGTCGACGACGCCGAGCTGACCCCGGCCTGGCTGGAGCGCACCGTGCTGCCCCTGCTGCGCGACCCGCAGCGGCTGTACGCCATGGGTGCCGCCGCCGCCGGGTACGGCCGCCGCGACGGCGACGTGGCCCTGCTCAACTTCGTCTACGAGGCGGTGGCCCGGTGAGCCGGTCCACCGCGACGGGAAGGTACCTGGCATGAACACCGTGCAGTTCACCCCGGCCGGCACGCTCACCGCGGAGGACCTGGGCCGGATCCACCTGATCGGGGTGGGCGGGGTCGGGATGAGCGGCCTGGCCCGGCTCTTCCTCACCCGGGGCCTGCCGGTCTCCGGCAGCGAGCTGCGTGAGTGGCCGTCGCTGGCCGGCATGCGGGCGCTGGGCGGCACCATCCACATGAGCCACGAGGCGGCCAACCTCGACGGGGTGGACACCGTGGTCTACTCCTCGGCCATCGGCCAGGACCACCTGGAGATGGTCGAGGCCCGCCGGCGCGGGCTGCGGGTGCTGCACCGCTCCGAGGCGCTCGCCGCGGCGATGACCGGCCGCCGGACGGTGGCGGTGGCCGGCACCCACGGCAAGACCACCACCACCTCGATGGTGACCATGGTGCTCCAGCAGGCCGGGGTCGACCCGTCCTTCGTGATCGGCGGGGAGATCTCCGAGGTGGGCTCGGGGGCGCACCACGGCACCGGCGAGCACTTCGTGGTCGAGGCGGACGAGAGCGACAGGTCGTTCCTGATCTACCGCCCGTACGTGTCGATCATCACCAACGTCGAGGCCGACCACCTGAA
Above is a window of Micromonospora rifamycinica DNA encoding:
- the murG gene encoding undecaprenyldiphospho-muramoylpentapeptide beta-N-acetylglucosaminyltransferase, which produces MGPLRSVVLCGGGTGGHIYPLLAFADCLRRHDPGVRITCLGTPKGLENELIPPAGYDLRQIPAYQLPRSVNMGLVRTPDRMWKAARAAGKVIDEVAADVVVGFGGYVSVPGYLAAWRREMPIVIHEVNVPPGVANRLGMKFTKNLAVGFPHQPAQSEVLRDARVVGVPLRRGIAGLDRNAMRAAARAHFGLRPDLPVLFVAGGSQGARSINLAVSGAAKELARNGVQVLHVMGARNEPVPVPTDLPVPYVALPYLSEMELGYAAADLMLARGGAMTCAEVAAIGLPTIYVPYPHSNQEQKRNALPVVEAGGGLLVDDAELTPAWLERTVLPLLRDPQRLYAMGAAAAGYGRRDGDVALLNFVYEAVAR